A region of Vespula vulgaris chromosome 1, iyVesVulg1.1, whole genome shotgun sequence DNA encodes the following proteins:
- the LOC127072109 gene encoding RNA polymerase II-associated factor 1 homolog — translation MAPTIQTNGSTSERDKRTTRPAEKRSELICRVKYCNTLPDIPFDPKFITYPFESTRFIRYNPTSLERNYKYEVLTEHDLGVEIDLINKDTYAGDVNAQLEPADEKLLEEDVLTPQDSKRSRHHARSVSWLRRTEYISTEQTRFQPQTVDKVEAKVGYSIKKNFKEETLYMDRESQIKAIEKTFEDNKKPIDKHYSKPNVVPVEILPVYPDFKLWKYPCAQVIFDSDPAPTGRSVPAQIEEMSQAMIRGVMDESGEQFVAYFLPLEETLEKRRRDFAAGIDYADEEEYEYKMAREYNWNVKSKASKGYEENYFLVIRQDGVYYNELETRVRLSKRRQKAGQQPNNTRLIVRHRPLNANEFKMQRYREKQLEPPGEEDEDEEEEEEEEEEEMQQETEKAEEKADSENESGSRASSRASSRVSSKRSHTQSPSPSKSGSRSKSRSRSRSASKSSSRSRSRSRSESRSPSKSRSRSKSRSESPQSRNSSRSRSRSKSKSVSRSRSGSPVKSRSKSRSSSKSRSRSRSHSKSRSASGSGSVSGSGSAASGSESE, via the exons ATGGCACCGACAATTCAAACTAATGGGAGTACATCCGAAAGAGATAAACGAACAACAAGACCAGCAGAAAAAAG atccGAATTAATATGTAGagttaaatattgtaatacaCTTCCTGATATTCCATTTGATCCTAAGTTTATCACATATCCGTTTGAATCAACTCG atttattcgatataaccCCACATCATTGGAACGTAATTACAAATATGAAGTTTTGACAGAACATGATTTAGGTGTTGAAATAGatcttataaataaagataccTATGCTGGAGATGTTAATGCACAGTTAGAACCTGCTGATGAAAAGCTTCTTGAAGAAGATGTTCTTACGCCACAAGATTCAAAAAGATCTAGACATCATGCCAGAAGTGTTTCTTGGCTTAGACGTACTGAATATATTTCTACAGAACAAACTAGATTTCAACCACAGACAGTTGATAAAGTTGAAGCTAAAGTTGGTTAtagtattaagaaaaattttaag GAGGAGACATTATATATGGACAGAGAAAGTCAAATAAAAGCaattgaaaaaacatttgAAGACAATAAGAAACCAATTGATAAACATTATAGCAAACCAAATGTTGTACCTGTTGAGATTTTACCTGTATATCCTGATTTTAAG tTATGGAAATACCCTTGTGCTCAAGTAATATTTGATTCCGACCCTGCACCAACAGGACGTTCTGTCCCTGCTCAGATAGAAGAGATGTCCCAAGCAATGATTCG GGGCGTCATGGATGAGAGTGGTGAACAATTTGTAGCATATTTCTTACCTTTAGAAGAAACATTAGAAAAACGAAGGAGAGATTTTGCTGCTGGTATTGACTATGCAGATGAAGAAGAATATGAATATAAGATGGCTAGAGAGTATAATTGGAATGTTAAAAGCAAAGCATCTAAGGGATAtgaggaaaattattttcttgttataCGACAAGATGGG gtatattataatgaattgGAAACTCGTGTACGACTTAGTAAACGCAGACAGAAAGCTGGTCAACAACCAAATAATACACGATTAATTGTACGTCATCGACCATTAAATGCTAATGAATTCAAAATGCaaagatacagagaaaaaCAATTAGAACCTCCaggagaagaagatgaagatgaagaagaggaagaggaagaggaggaagaagaaatgcaGCAGGAAACTGaaaaagcagaagagaaag ctGACTCCGAAAATGAGAGCGGTTCGCGTGCATCATCCAGAGCATCTTCTCGTGTTTCCAGCAAAAGATCTCATACTCAATCTCCATCTCCCTCTAAATCTGGTTCAAGATCCAAGTCACGTTCACGTTCTCGCTCAGCATCAAAGTCTTcatctcgttctcgttctagATCGCGATCAGAGTCACGTTCCCCATCTAAATCACGTAGTAGATCAAAATCAAGATCTGAATCACCTCAATCGAGAAATTCTTCTCGATCAAGATCTCGATCCAAATCAAAATCAGTATCGAGATCTCGATCTGGTTCTCCTGTTAAATCACGATCAAAATCGCGATCAAGTTCAAAATCCAGATCGAGGTCACGATCTCATTCAAAATCAAGGTCTGCAAGTGGAAGTGGTAGTGTTTCTGGTAGTGGTAGTGCTGCAAGTGGTTCTGAAAGTGAATAA